In Paenibacillus sp. 1781tsa1, one DNA window encodes the following:
- a CDS encoding glycosyltransferase family 4 protein gives MKVLFTFYVPSGGVDTLNRLRTAVLKRHGIEAHLLYLNTGSGLQNNSDTPIFTASSDEDIHHIIHTHHYDAIIATSDIAMPGRLRALGYTGRIIFEAQGLGTRDQALETIQMGVPYLQAHCDAAVIPPTDHLLDMFIHICPWLHRFVIPNMLDTDTFAPISVDTPPYPVLAWVGRLEHNKNWREYLIISSEIIKKNPQARLWLFHDPTLANPEDEVMFRHMLAEYGLEDRIGIFINVPHSQMPAYYSMIAASGGIMLSTSLLEGFGYAVAEAISCGCPVLSTDSDGVRSFITHNKTGKFYPIGDVKAAVAEARDLMKNKKLREYIRIQGRQHMSLSFSPDRYAISFREMMTALRIFH, from the coding sequence GTGAAAGTATTATTCACGTTTTATGTTCCAAGCGGTGGCGTGGATACGTTAAACCGACTGCGCACCGCTGTTCTGAAACGCCATGGCATTGAAGCGCACCTATTGTATCTCAACACAGGCTCGGGATTGCAGAACAACAGTGATACACCCATTTTCACCGCATCCAGTGACGAAGATATCCATCACATCATTCATACTCATCATTATGATGCCATCATTGCCACTTCAGACATCGCTATGCCCGGGCGCTTGAGAGCACTTGGCTATACAGGAAGAATTATTTTTGAGGCGCAGGGGCTTGGAACACGCGATCAGGCTCTGGAAACGATACAGATGGGTGTACCTTACCTTCAAGCCCATTGCGACGCTGCCGTTATCCCCCCCACAGACCACCTTCTGGATATGTTCATTCATATCTGTCCCTGGCTTCATCGGTTTGTTATTCCCAATATGCTGGATACGGACACCTTTGCACCGATTTCGGTGGATACCCCACCCTATCCGGTGCTGGCTTGGGTAGGACGGCTTGAACACAACAAAAACTGGCGTGAATATTTAATCATTTCGAGTGAAATCATCAAAAAAAATCCGCAAGCCAGACTATGGTTATTCCATGATCCTACTTTGGCTAATCCAGAAGATGAAGTCATGTTCCGACACATGCTGGCAGAATACGGACTTGAGGATCGGATTGGCATCTTCATTAATGTTCCTCATTCTCAGATGCCTGCATACTATTCGATGATTGCCGCTTCAGGGGGGATCATGTTATCCACTTCCCTGCTAGAAGGATTCGGCTATGCCGTCGCTGAAGCCATTAGCTGTGGCTGCCCGGTGCTCAGTACAGATTCAGATGGTGTGCGCTCATTTATCACACATAATAAGACTGGAAAGTTTTATCCAATTGGAGATGTAAAGGCGGCTGTAGCCGAAGCAAGGGACCTCATGAAGAACAAGAAACTGCGGGAATATATCCGCATTCAGGGCAGACAGCATATGAGCTTGTCTTTCTCACCCGATCGATATGCCATTTCTTTCCGTGAAATGATGACAGCACTGCGAATTTTCCATTGA
- a CDS encoding DHA2 family efflux MFS transporter permease subunit, which produces MKEQTAVSQEPAEFSIKTIILPLLAIIVGMIMVILDSTVVNVAIPNLVQYFETDLKTIQWTVTGYTLALSAVIPLAGWLTDRFGAKRVFLFTIAMFTLGSVLCSIAQSPEQLIIYRVIQGLGGGMVAPIGMAMVFRLAPPERRGSIMGMLGIPMLLAPALGPVLSGWFIESLSWHWIFLINLPIGIAAFILCIKFLPDTDRGRTPALDLLGMILAPIAFSMLAYGVSEGGTSWTSTTTLTGVIVGGVALILFIIVELRHQNPLLELRVFKSSDFSRGIILAWVSQVALFGAMILIPLYLQQIKGYTALETGLILLPQALASGVGMPLGGRLFDKIGARPLAFVGLGIISGALFILSSITAETGLGLIITALVMMGLGMGLSMMPLNTHVLNAAPRKLVGRVTPLTAAAQQVVVSFAVAGLTGFLTSRIADNTTSAEPTAIVQGLVGGFNDTFFLAACIALFGCLLSLILRKPKPMPEEELQNGDKPDPAMMMGH; this is translated from the coding sequence GTGAAAGAACAAACAGCAGTATCACAGGAGCCGGCAGAGTTTTCGATTAAAACCATTATTTTGCCACTCCTGGCTATTATCGTCGGAATGATCATGGTTATTCTGGACAGTACCGTTGTTAATGTGGCCATTCCGAATCTCGTTCAATATTTCGAGACGGATCTGAAGACCATCCAATGGACGGTTACGGGATATACCCTGGCTTTGTCTGCGGTTATTCCACTGGCAGGTTGGTTAACTGACCGCTTCGGTGCCAAAAGAGTATTCCTGTTCACGATTGCCATGTTTACCTTGGGTTCTGTGTTATGCTCCATTGCCCAATCACCTGAGCAATTAATCATTTACCGTGTCATTCAGGGCCTTGGGGGAGGCATGGTTGCTCCTATTGGTATGGCGATGGTATTTCGTCTTGCACCTCCTGAACGAAGAGGTTCCATCATGGGTATGCTCGGAATTCCCATGCTGCTTGCCCCTGCACTGGGCCCGGTATTGTCCGGTTGGTTTATTGAATCACTGAGCTGGCACTGGATCTTCTTGATTAATCTGCCCATTGGTATTGCAGCTTTCATTCTATGTATCAAATTTTTGCCTGATACAGATCGTGGACGCACGCCTGCACTGGATCTGCTAGGTATGATTCTGGCGCCAATTGCGTTTTCGATGCTTGCCTATGGTGTGAGCGAGGGTGGAACGAGCTGGACATCTACAACAACACTGACTGGTGTAATCGTAGGTGGTGTGGCGCTCATCTTATTCATTATTGTAGAACTTCGTCATCAAAATCCTTTGCTCGAACTCCGGGTATTCAAATCATCTGATTTCTCACGGGGGATTATTCTCGCATGGGTGTCACAAGTGGCGCTGTTCGGTGCGATGATCCTGATCCCGCTGTATTTGCAGCAGATCAAAGGGTACACTGCACTGGAAACGGGATTGATTCTGCTTCCGCAGGCTCTGGCTTCCGGAGTGGGTATGCCGCTTGGTGGTCGGTTGTTTGATAAAATCGGTGCTAGACCTCTGGCCTTCGTGGGTCTGGGAATTATCTCGGGAGCCTTGTTTATTCTCTCCTCCATCACGGCAGAGACAGGTCTTGGCCTGATTATCACGGCTCTGGTTATGATGGGTCTGGGTATGGGCTTGTCCATGATGCCACTCAATACTCATGTATTGAATGCTGCACCGCGTAAGTTGGTTGGACGGGTGACACCGCTCACCGCTGCTGCACAGCAAGTGGTCGTGTCCTTTGCGGTTGCAGGGCTCACAGGTTTCCTTACTTCAAGAATTGCAGACAATACAACGAGTGCAGAGCCGACCGCTATAGTTCAAGGTCTGGTGGGTGGCTTCAATGATACGTTCTTCCTGGCCGCTTGTATTGCATTGTTCGGCTGTTTGCTCAGTCTGATTCTGCGCAAACCAAAACCGATGCCGGAAGAAGAACTTCAAAATGGCGACAAGCCTGATCCCGCGATGATGATGGGACACTAA
- a CDS encoding glycosyltransferase family 4 protein, which yields MRVLLVTYWELTHMGGIWTYVKQLADRLVALGVEVDIMGTNGAKNEVYVRNLNRAFSKDTVWPMLQAKLNPTDLPQFTADPLLAYYELNRYAFEMAAAYLGVDHYDVIHAQDPVAAVAIKRILNRNIPLVTSYHGALAREAFYDAQNSNPQLTLSSYLQSKRGRYFLSLEERSAAQSELILVSSHWIKSTLTELAVPESKFRQIPYAIDLPAYRASAAVKFRQRPPAGKKVIAFTGRLEYIKGVHVLIKALASLKSIRSDWICWIAGEGNLSDELRAQATAAGIGADVVFWGKLDNIPSFLRHADIYVQPSLQDTQPFSVTEAQLAGIPVIVSGTAGMPEMVEPGRTGWVVPPQDVDSLRELLNALLEDNVTRRTVGAAAKAWAEQHRSLEEMGLRTFQVYQEAIYRGGQPI from the coding sequence ATGAGAGTTCTGCTCGTTACGTATTGGGAGCTTACACATATGGGAGGCATATGGACATATGTTAAACAACTGGCCGACAGGCTAGTTGCACTTGGTGTAGAGGTTGATATCATGGGCACAAATGGTGCCAAAAACGAAGTATATGTTCGTAATCTGAACCGCGCTTTCTCCAAGGATACGGTGTGGCCCATGCTGCAAGCCAAACTCAATCCGACCGATCTGCCACAATTCACTGCCGATCCGCTTCTTGCTTATTATGAACTGAATAGATATGCCTTCGAGATGGCCGCCGCTTATCTGGGGGTGGACCACTATGACGTAATTCATGCGCAAGATCCCGTAGCCGCCGTAGCCATAAAACGCATCTTAAACCGCAATATCCCACTGGTTACCAGCTATCATGGGGCACTTGCCCGCGAGGCCTTTTACGATGCTCAAAATTCCAACCCGCAACTTACTCTCTCTTCCTATCTGCAATCCAAACGTGGACGTTATTTTCTCTCATTGGAAGAGCGAAGTGCAGCACAATCTGAGCTGATTCTGGTGTCCAGTCACTGGATCAAAAGTACACTTACAGAGCTCGCGGTGCCAGAGTCGAAGTTCAGACAGATTCCCTATGCTATCGACCTGCCAGCCTACCGTGCCTCAGCAGCCGTGAAATTTCGCCAACGACCACCGGCTGGCAAGAAAGTCATTGCCTTTACCGGAAGGCTGGAATACATCAAGGGCGTTCATGTGTTAATTAAGGCTTTAGCCAGTCTGAAAAGTATACGTTCCGATTGGATATGCTGGATCGCAGGAGAAGGCAATCTATCCGATGAGTTGCGGGCACAGGCCACAGCGGCAGGCATTGGAGCGGATGTTGTGTTCTGGGGCAAACTCGATAATATTCCTTCCTTCCTGCGTCATGCAGACATCTATGTCCAGCCCAGCCTGCAGGACACCCAGCCCTTCTCCGTGACCGAAGCACAACTGGCGGGTATACCTGTTATCGTCAGTGGTACAGCCGGCATGCCTGAGATGGTTGAACCTGGGCGTACAGGATGGGTTGTTCCTCCGCAGGATGTCGACTCGCTCCGTGAACTGCTGAATGCATTACTCGAGGATAACGTTACTCGGAGAACAGTGGGTGCTGCGGCGAAAGCTTGGGCTGAACAACATCGTTCACTGGAAGAAATGGGATTGCGTACATTTCAAGTCTACCAGGAAGCTATTTACAGAGGAGGACAACCGATATGA
- a CDS encoding glycosyltransferase, with translation MEPKVSIVIPFYNCAYIEQAVHSAIHQTYPHIEVIVVDDGSTEHVERLEPFMDSIHYIRKENGGTATALNEGIKQATGDYFVWLSSDDVMLLDRVEKQLKFMREVKASFCHGAYHYVNEKSEWLDTVRPEVGSRLEMLQVLLEGCPINGCTVMLEMDAFERFGMFDTDFRYTHDYEMWLRLFPMYELFYYNEPLMCYRLHDSMGTKRHFKALVAEMERVQAKHRPILYNLLQVGGYWK, from the coding sequence ATGGAGCCGAAAGTATCGATCGTCATCCCTTTTTATAATTGTGCGTACATCGAGCAGGCTGTTCACAGTGCCATTCACCAGACGTATCCGCATATTGAAGTGATCGTGGTGGATGATGGGTCAACCGAGCATGTGGAGCGGCTAGAGCCATTCATGGATTCTATCCATTATATTCGCAAAGAAAACGGTGGAACTGCGACAGCATTGAATGAGGGCATCAAACAGGCAACAGGGGATTACTTTGTCTGGCTCAGTTCAGATGATGTGATGCTGCTGGACCGGGTGGAGAAACAGTTGAAGTTTATGCGCGAGGTCAAGGCTTCATTCTGTCATGGTGCCTACCATTATGTGAATGAGAAGAGTGAATGGTTGGATACGGTGCGGCCGGAAGTGGGCAGTCGTCTGGAAATGTTGCAGGTACTGCTTGAAGGTTGTCCGATCAACGGCTGTACTGTCATGTTAGAGATGGATGCATTTGAGCGGTTTGGCATGTTCGATACTGATTTCCGCTACACCCATGACTACGAGATGTGGTTGCGACTGTTTCCGATGTATGAGCTGTTCTATTACAATGAGCCCCTGATGTGTTATCGTCTGCATGATTCAATGGGGACCAAACGTCACTTCAAGGCACTGGTGGCCGAGATGGAACGTGTTCAAGCGAAGCATAGACCTATTTTGTACAATTTGCTCCAGGTCGGTGGGTATTGGAAGTGA
- a CDS encoding glycosyltransferase, protein MNPRVSIVIPFYNCPYVPQAIQSALNQTYSDVEIVVVNDGSTRHAELLQPYLPYINVLGKSNGGTASALNHGIRHASGDYVAWLSSDDVLYPDKIRYQLEFMQRENVLVSHTNFHYINEHSAVTKMHGGPEPMSDLDLLRRFVHGNPVNGCTVMIRKDLFSGVGLFDELLPYTHDLDLWMRIILNGHRFPYLNEPLTAYRWHGGMGSVRHADVIGREASMVWSRYRDPLLQRIAALGG, encoded by the coding sequence TTGAATCCGAGAGTATCCATTGTCATTCCATTCTACAACTGCCCTTATGTGCCTCAGGCAATTCAGAGTGCGCTGAACCAGACGTATTCCGATGTGGAGATCGTTGTCGTGAATGACGGTTCCACCCGGCATGCAGAGCTGCTCCAGCCTTATCTCCCTTATATTAATGTGCTTGGCAAAAGCAATGGCGGGACAGCTTCGGCACTTAATCATGGTATCCGTCATGCCTCTGGTGATTATGTAGCCTGGCTTAGTTCGGACGATGTCCTTTATCCCGATAAAATCCGTTATCAGCTGGAGTTTATGCAGCGTGAGAATGTGCTCGTATCTCATACGAACTTTCACTATATCAACGAGCATTCGGCCGTTACCAAAATGCATGGTGGACCTGAACCGATGTCGGATCTGGACTTACTGCGGCGATTTGTCCACGGCAATCCGGTCAATGGCTGCACGGTCATGATTCGCAAGGATCTGTTCAGCGGAGTAGGGCTGTTCGATGAACTTCTGCCCTACACGCATGATCTGGATCTCTGGATGCGGATTATACTGAACGGTCATCGGTTCCCATACCTGAACGAACCGCTTACGGCATATCGGTGGCATGGGGGAATGGGATCCGTTCGTCATGCGGATGTCATCGGCAGAGAAGCATCCATGGTATGGTCGAGATATCGCGATCCGTTGTTGCAGCGCATAGCGGCGCTTGGCGGTTAG
- a CDS encoding NAD-dependent epimerase/dehydratase family protein, producing the protein MDGAELTGKKVLITGASGFTGRHAVSYFQEVGAVVAAVVRRPGVHSFGKGTQVHVCDLNDKQQVRHLISEVQPDYVLHLAGKNSVPDSWSDPLLVLETNVMAVLYLLDALRSCPAARTVIVGSRLKYTQEPGRIPQPPHPYSLSKALEEMVSLSWMSLFGQQIMLAEPGNLIGAGPSTGICSLLARHVVACEQAGKTEAFRLSGRDNTRDFLDVRDAVRAYATLLIQGSSGTVYPVVSGVERSLGEIADLLLSMTEAEVPVRWDGASSGPDGSGKQEELSLLRKLGWQPMIPFATSLQDILSDVRAQQGRTTS; encoded by the coding sequence ATGGATGGAGCAGAGCTGACGGGCAAGAAAGTACTGATTACAGGCGCCTCCGGTTTTACCGGGCGACATGCCGTATCTTATTTTCAGGAAGTTGGTGCAGTGGTTGCAGCGGTAGTCCGGAGACCGGGTGTACATTCATTTGGTAAAGGTACTCAAGTCCATGTCTGTGATCTGAACGATAAACAGCAAGTACGTCATCTGATCAGCGAGGTGCAGCCCGACTATGTGCTGCATCTCGCTGGCAAAAATTCAGTGCCTGATTCATGGTCTGATCCGTTACTGGTCCTGGAGACCAATGTGATGGCCGTGCTGTATTTGCTGGATGCGCTTCGCAGTTGTCCGGCAGCACGAACCGTTATTGTTGGATCGAGGTTAAAATATACGCAGGAACCTGGCCGGATTCCCCAGCCTCCGCACCCATACAGCCTCAGCAAAGCTCTGGAAGAGATGGTGTCCTTGTCGTGGATGTCGCTCTTCGGACAGCAGATCATGCTGGCGGAGCCGGGCAATCTGATTGGTGCGGGTCCTTCTACAGGCATCTGTTCCCTGCTTGCGCGCCATGTTGTTGCCTGTGAGCAGGCGGGCAAAACGGAGGCATTCCGTCTGTCCGGACGGGACAATACCCGTGACTTTCTCGATGTGCGGGATGCAGTCAGAGCGTATGCAACCCTCCTGATACAGGGGTCCAGCGGTACAGTATACCCGGTGGTGTCTGGCGTCGAGCGCAGTCTAGGTGAAATTGCAGATCTGCTCTTGTCCATGACAGAAGCGGAAGTCCCTGTTCGCTGGGATGGAGCATCTTCTGGTCCGGACGGTTCGGGGAAACAGGAGGAATTATCACTGCTGCGCAAGCTTGGCTGGCAGCCGATGATTCCATTCGCCACATCACTTCAGGATATCCTGAGTGATGTTCGTGCCCAGCAAGGGAGGACGACAAGTTGA
- a CDS encoding SDR family oxidoreductase — translation MKLLILGGNGMAGHILVDYFRRQGVHSVFYTTRDVTDPNGLLLDVNDSFMVDRLVEAVHPDVIINAVGVLNSFADEDKITAYHINGFLPHRLRRVADTIGARLIHISTDCVFSGDRGAYREDDVTDGTSAYAITKALGEVQDEGHLTIRTSIIGPEIRQGGIGLMQWFMSRTGEVGGYTRVFWNGVTTLELAKWVDHYLASSISGLIHLAHPTPVSKHDLLVLFKQTWNKQDVTIVRDDSVVQDRTLVSTREDVKTDLPDYSTMLKELALWMEQS, via the coding sequence ATGAAACTGCTGATACTTGGTGGAAACGGAATGGCCGGCCATATTCTGGTCGACTATTTCCGCCGTCAAGGTGTGCACAGCGTCTTCTACACAACTCGTGATGTAACGGACCCCAATGGTCTGCTCCTGGATGTGAACGACAGCTTCATGGTTGATCGATTGGTAGAAGCGGTGCACCCGGATGTGATTATTAATGCAGTAGGTGTGTTGAACAGCTTTGCAGATGAGGACAAAATTACGGCCTATCATATTAACGGGTTCCTGCCGCATCGTTTGCGGCGGGTTGCCGATACGATTGGTGCACGCCTGATTCATATCAGCACAGACTGTGTGTTCAGCGGGGATCGGGGAGCATACCGGGAAGATGATGTTACGGATGGAACTTCAGCTTACGCCATTACCAAAGCACTTGGTGAAGTTCAGGATGAAGGTCATCTGACGATCCGTACGTCCATCATTGGACCCGAAATTCGGCAAGGCGGCATTGGTCTGATGCAATGGTTTATGTCCCGCACAGGTGAAGTCGGCGGGTATACCCGCGTATTCTGGAACGGTGTAACCACACTTGAGCTGGCCAAATGGGTTGACCATTACCTGGCCTCATCCATTAGTGGTCTGATCCATCTAGCTCATCCAACACCTGTCAGCAAGCATGACCTGCTTGTGTTGTTCAAACAGACCTGGAATAAGCAGGATGTGACGATTGTACGTGATGACAGTGTTGTGCAGGACCGTACGCTGGTGTCCACTCGCGAGGATGTGAAGACAGACCTGCCGGATTATTCTACAATGCTGAAGGAGTTGGCATTATGGATGGAGCAGAGCTGA
- a CDS encoding polysaccharide biosynthesis protein encodes MFENKRILVTGGTGSWGYELVAQLLPQQPKEIIVYSRNESSQVAMSREFEDPRLHFRIGDIRDKDALTAACQHVDYVFHLAALKHVPVCEDQPYEALKTNVIGTQNVIEAAIENKVEKVIYISTDKAANPSNFYGMTKAIGEKLIVYANLLHSDTKFVTVRGGNVLGTNGSVVHLFKNQIRQKGQVSITDMSMTRFFLTLKDAITLLFKASVESVGGEIFVMTMPTCKIVDLAEVLIEDSGVENVSIVERGIRPGEKIHEILMSEFESMTTVVYDEQYLVILPTLGIPGLREHYTNCPPVSFNSFSSEHQLMTKEEIHEILKRGGFLS; translated from the coding sequence ATGTTTGAAAATAAGCGTATACTCGTGACTGGCGGTACGGGATCATGGGGTTATGAACTTGTGGCTCAACTGCTGCCCCAGCAGCCCAAAGAAATTATTGTATATTCCCGGAACGAGTCCAGCCAAGTGGCTATGAGTCGTGAATTTGAAGACCCACGTCTTCATTTCCGGATTGGAGATATTCGTGACAAGGATGCCTTGACGGCGGCTTGCCAGCATGTGGACTATGTATTTCATCTGGCGGCGCTCAAGCATGTTCCGGTGTGTGAAGACCAGCCGTACGAAGCACTCAAAACCAATGTGATTGGTACACAAAACGTGATTGAAGCCGCTATTGAGAACAAGGTGGAAAAAGTAATCTATATCTCGACTGACAAGGCTGCCAATCCGTCCAACTTCTACGGCATGACCAAAGCAATCGGCGAGAAATTAATTGTATATGCCAACTTGTTACACAGTGATACCAAGTTTGTTACGGTACGGGGTGGGAATGTACTGGGAACGAACGGCAGTGTGGTACATCTGTTCAAGAATCAGATCCGCCAGAAAGGGCAGGTCTCCATCACGGATATGAGTATGACTCGGTTCTTTCTCACGCTGAAGGATGCAATTACCCTGTTGTTCAAAGCTTCTGTGGAAAGTGTCGGCGGAGAGATCTTTGTCATGACGATGCCAACCTGCAAAATCGTTGATCTCGCGGAAGTATTAATTGAGGATTCCGGTGTGGAGAATGTGAGCATTGTGGAACGGGGCATTCGTCCAGGGGAGAAAATCCATGAAATATTGATGAGTGAATTCGAGAGCATGACCACCGTTGTCTATGATGAACAGTACCTGGTTATTCTTCCTACCCTGGGTATACCAGGTCTGCGTGAACATTATACCAATTGTCCACCGGTCTCCTTTAACAGCTTCAGTTCTGAACACCAACTGATGACCAAAGAGGAGATTCATGAAATTCTCAAGCGCGGAGGATTCTTGTCATGA
- the wecB gene encoding non-hydrolyzing UDP-N-acetylglucosamine 2-epimerase: MKIMTVLGTRPEIIRLSLIISKLDQYASKHILVHTGQNFTESLSGLFFKEMGLRAPDYVLQDEAASLGRQLSSMFTQMEDLILQEKPDKLLLLGDTNSALCAILAERMGVPVIHMEAGNRCFDLDVPEEKNRKVIDAISTVNMPYTEQSKKHLVSEGVPSRRIVLTGNPIYEVMQHYDAQVNSSKILKKLKLKSGQYFLVTAHRAENVDHAPHLLEIMKGLNQVAEEHGLRVICSIHPRTAIRIAEHLQLEMNPLVEFHEPFGFFDFVMLERHARCALTDSGTVQEECCIMGVPTVTMRRTTERPETVDCGSNVVSGLDATRIADCVKVMTQMSTDWDCPQGYKATDVSGKVVKFLLGGKMHV; encoded by the coding sequence ATGAAGATCATGACGGTGCTGGGTACGAGACCTGAGATCATACGGCTCAGCCTGATCATCTCCAAGCTGGACCAGTACGCTTCCAAACATATTCTGGTGCACACGGGACAGAACTTCACGGAAAGTCTCAGTGGTCTCTTTTTCAAGGAAATGGGCCTGCGCGCACCGGATTACGTTCTTCAGGATGAAGCGGCCTCTCTGGGACGACAGCTGTCCTCAATGTTTACGCAGATGGAAGATCTGATATTGCAGGAGAAGCCCGATAAATTACTGCTGCTCGGTGATACCAATAGTGCATTATGTGCAATATTGGCTGAGCGCATGGGTGTTCCTGTTATTCATATGGAAGCAGGCAATCGTTGCTTCGACCTGGATGTGCCTGAAGAGAAGAATCGCAAGGTTATTGATGCCATCTCCACTGTTAATATGCCCTACACGGAACAGAGCAAGAAACATTTGGTCAGCGAAGGTGTACCAAGCAGGCGCATCGTGCTCACGGGAAATCCCATCTATGAAGTGATGCAGCACTATGACGCACAGGTAAACTCCAGCAAAATCCTCAAGAAGCTGAAGCTGAAGTCCGGGCAATATTTTTTGGTTACTGCCCATCGAGCCGAGAATGTGGATCATGCCCCTCATCTGCTGGAGATTATGAAAGGACTGAACCAGGTCGCAGAAGAACACGGGCTGCGTGTGATCTGCAGCATTCATCCGCGTACAGCGATCCGGATTGCGGAGCATCTTCAGCTGGAGATGAACCCACTGGTAGAGTTTCACGAGCCGTTTGGATTCTTCGATTTTGTGATGCTCGAACGTCATGCACGTTGTGCGCTCACGGACAGTGGTACTGTGCAGGAGGAGTGCTGCATTATGGGCGTGCCGACCGTAACCATGCGTCGAACGACAGAACGGCCGGAAACGGTGGATTGCGGAAGCAATGTGGTCTCCGGTCTAGATGCGACACGCATCGCTGATTGCGTAAAAGTCATGACGCAGATGTCTACTGATTGGGATTGCCCGCAAGGTTACAAAGCAACAGATGTATCCGGTAAAGTGGTTAAATTTCTGCTTGGAGGGAAAATGCATGTTTGA